A single window of Sporosarcina sp. FSL W7-1349 DNA harbors:
- the hpf gene encoding ribosome hibernation-promoting factor, HPF/YfiA family → MLDFNIRGENIEVTPAIREHVEKKVQKLERYFTEGANATAHVNLKVYNDKQTKVEITIPMKNLTLRAEERHDDMYAAIDLIVDKLERQIRKYKTKVNRKFREREGVAAFFASVSNDKSNDAPAQAEEDAEFPIVRTKQFDLKPMDQEEAILQMNMLGHNFFIFTDAESDGTNIVYKRKDGKYGLIETN, encoded by the coding sequence ATGCTAGACTTTAACATCCGCGGTGAAAATATCGAGGTGACTCCAGCAATTCGCGAGCATGTGGAGAAGAAGGTCCAAAAGCTTGAAAGATACTTCACAGAAGGCGCGAACGCAACAGCCCATGTTAATTTGAAAGTGTATAATGATAAACAGACTAAAGTGGAAATTACCATTCCGATGAAAAATTTGACACTCCGAGCAGAGGAACGTCACGACGACATGTACGCGGCGATCGACTTGATCGTCGACAAGCTCGAACGTCAAATCCGAAAATATAAAACGAAAGTCAACCGCAAATTCCGCGAGCGCGAAGGCGTCGCCGCTTTCTTTGCATCCGTTAGCAATGACAAATCGAACGATGCTCCGGCGCAGGCAGAAGAGGACGCAGAATTTCCGATCGTCCGCACGAAGCAATTCGATCTGAAACCGATGGACCAGGAAGAAGCGATTTTGCAAATGAACATGCTCGGCCACAACTTCTTCATCTTCACCGATGCAGAATCCGATGGGACGAACATCGTCTACAAACGCAAAGACGGCAAGTACGGTTTGATTGAAACCAACTAA
- the secA gene encoding preprotein translocase subunit SecA, with protein MLGVLNKMFDMNKRDLKRLDKVADQVESLATEMERLSDEQLTAKTEEFKERIAKGETLDNLQVEAFAVVREASRRVLGMYPFRVQLIGAAALHEGNIAEMKTGEGKTLTSTLAVYLNALAGKGVHVVTVNEYLASRDATEMGQLYEFLGLSVGLNLNSLSKEEKREAYAADITYSTNNELGFDYLRDNMVLYSEHKVQRPLFYAVIDEVDSILIDEARTPLIISGQAAKSAELYRLANRFVISLKKDEDYSYDESTKGVVLTEAGIEKAEKAFSIDNLFDLQHVSLNHAISQSLKAHASMHIDVDYVVEEGEVVIVDSFTGRLMKGRRYSDGLHQAIEAKEGLEVQNESMTLATITFQNFFRMYEKLAGMTGTAKTEEEEFRNIYNMNVIAIPTNRPIARDDRADLIYATMDGKFKAVAHDIKERHEKGQPVLVGTVAIETSEIISKYLTKFGVKHNVLNAKNHGREAEIILEAGQPGAVTIATNMAGRGTDIKLGDGVQELGGLAVIGTERHESRRIDNQLRGRSGRQGDPGITQFYLSLEDELMRRFGSDQMKNMMTKLGMDDTTPIQSRMVSRSVESAQKRVEGNNFDARKRLLQYDDVLRQQREIIYKERNEILESDNIRGVLEQMLANVIDNAVAIHTTEEKPEDWNLKGLEDYLGANLLPEGRLTKADMEGKSAEELKQLIIDAVTERYDEKEAEMSEERMREFEKVVLLRAIDTKWMDHIDAMEQLRGGIHLRAYGQTDPLREYQSEGFAMFEEMVSAIEADAAKYVMKAEIRNNLEREEVAKGQAVNPKEDGEQVKKKPVRRAVNIGRNDPCPCGSGKKYKNCHGKA; from the coding sequence ATGCTTGGCGTGTTAAATAAAATGTTTGATATGAATAAACGGGATTTGAAACGCCTGGATAAGGTAGCGGACCAGGTTGAATCGCTCGCCACGGAGATGGAGCGCTTGTCAGATGAACAGCTGACGGCTAAGACGGAGGAGTTCAAAGAACGGATAGCGAAAGGCGAAACGCTCGACAATCTCCAAGTCGAAGCATTTGCGGTCGTCCGCGAGGCATCGCGGCGGGTGCTTGGAATGTATCCGTTCCGTGTCCAGCTCATCGGGGCTGCGGCTTTGCATGAAGGCAATATCGCAGAGATGAAAACCGGGGAAGGGAAGACGTTGACGTCGACGCTTGCGGTTTATTTGAATGCGCTAGCAGGCAAAGGGGTCCACGTCGTAACGGTGAACGAATACTTGGCGAGCCGGGATGCGACGGAGATGGGACAGTTGTACGAGTTTCTTGGGCTGTCGGTCGGTTTGAACTTGAACAGTCTGTCGAAAGAGGAAAAACGCGAAGCGTATGCGGCAGATATCACATATAGTACGAATAACGAGCTCGGCTTCGACTATTTGCGCGATAATATGGTGCTGTACAGTGAACATAAAGTGCAACGACCGCTTTTCTATGCTGTTATTGACGAAGTCGACTCGATTTTGATTGACGAGGCGCGGACGCCGTTGATCATTTCCGGGCAGGCTGCGAAATCTGCGGAATTGTACCGGTTGGCGAACCGTTTTGTCATTTCCTTGAAAAAAGATGAGGATTATTCCTACGATGAATCGACAAAAGGCGTCGTGTTGACAGAGGCGGGCATCGAGAAGGCGGAGAAGGCGTTTTCGATCGATAACCTTTTCGATTTACAGCATGTTTCGCTGAACCATGCGATCAGTCAATCGTTGAAAGCTCATGCGAGTATGCACATCGATGTCGATTACGTCGTCGAAGAGGGCGAAGTCGTCATCGTCGATTCATTTACAGGACGTCTGATGAAAGGCCGCCGTTACAGTGACGGTTTGCACCAGGCGATTGAGGCGAAAGAAGGCTTGGAAGTTCAGAATGAGTCGATGACGCTTGCAACGATCACGTTCCAGAACTTCTTCCGGATGTATGAAAAGCTGGCCGGTATGACCGGGACGGCGAAGACGGAAGAGGAAGAATTCCGGAATATTTACAATATGAATGTCATCGCGATTCCGACGAACCGTCCGATTGCGCGGGATGACCGGGCGGATTTGATTTACGCGACGATGGACGGAAAGTTCAAGGCGGTCGCGCATGATATCAAGGAGCGGCATGAGAAAGGCCAGCCGGTTCTTGTCGGGACGGTTGCGATCGAGACGTCCGAAATCATTTCAAAATACTTGACGAAATTCGGCGTGAAGCATAATGTATTGAACGCGAAAAACCACGGTCGGGAAGCGGAAATCATCCTGGAAGCCGGGCAACCGGGCGCCGTGACGATCGCGACGAACATGGCGGGCCGGGGGACAGACATCAAGCTCGGCGACGGTGTTCAGGAACTTGGCGGTCTGGCGGTCATCGGCACGGAGCGACATGAGTCGCGCCGGATCGACAACCAGCTTCGTGGACGTTCCGGGCGTCAAGGGGATCCGGGGATCACGCAGTTCTATCTATCATTGGAAGACGAATTGATGCGCCGTTTCGGTTCGGATCAAATGAAAAACATGATGACAAAACTCGGAATGGACGATACGACCCCAATCCAGTCTCGAATGGTGTCGAGATCGGTTGAATCGGCACAGAAACGGGTAGAGGGGAATAACTTCGATGCGCGGAAGCGTCTCCTTCAATACGATGATGTCCTGCGTCAACAACGGGAAATCATTTATAAGGAGCGGAATGAAATCCTCGAATCCGACAATATCCGCGGTGTGCTTGAGCAGATGTTGGCGAATGTCATCGACAATGCGGTAGCAATCCATACGACCGAAGAGAAGCCGGAAGATTGGAATTTGAAAGGTTTGGAAGACTATCTAGGTGCGAATCTTCTACCGGAAGGCCGTTTGACAAAGGCCGATATGGAAGGGAAATCGGCTGAAGAGTTGAAGCAACTGATCATAGATGCCGTGACAGAGCGTTACGATGAGAAGGAAGCAGAAATGTCGGAAGAGCGCATGCGCGAATTCGAGAAAGTCGTTCTGCTACGCGCCATCGATACAAAATGGATGGACCACATCGACGCGATGGAACAGTTGCGCGGCGGGATCCATTTACGCGCCTATGGTCAGACTGATCCGCTCCGTGAATATCAATCGGAAGGGTTTGCAATGTTCGAAGAAATGGTATCTGCGATCGAAGCTGACGCGGCGAAATATGTCATGAAAGCGGAAATCCGCAATAACCTGGAACGCGAGGAAGTCGCAAAAGGGCAGGCCGTCAACCCGAAAGAGGACGGCGAGCAAGTGAAGAAGAAACCGGTACGGCGTGCGGTGAACATCGGACGAAATGATCCATGCCCATGCGGCAGCGGGAAGAAATATAAAAACTGCCACGGCAAAGCGTAA
- the flaG gene encoding flagellar protein FlaG produces the protein MVSRIGGSPVTAQTGAVADSTASNKDVEIVSEMQAIQDNQQAAEQQVLPLEKAKQLTESMNNFLESTNTQLRFKFHDQLHEYYVTIVNSKTDEVVREIPSKKLMDMHAAMREFLGLLIDRKI, from the coding sequence ATGGTCAGTCGGATTGGGGGAAGTCCTGTCACAGCACAGACAGGCGCAGTAGCTGACAGCACGGCGTCCAACAAGGATGTGGAAATAGTCAGCGAAATGCAAGCCATACAAGACAATCAGCAAGCGGCGGAGCAACAGGTATTGCCGCTGGAAAAAGCGAAGCAGCTAACCGAGAGCATGAACAATTTTTTGGAAAGCACAAATACCCAACTACGCTTTAAATTCCATGATCAGTTGCATGAATATTATGTGACGATTGTCAATTCGAAAACAGACGAAGTCGTCCGTGAAATTCCATCAAAGAAACTGATGGACATGCACGCGGCCATGCGCGAATTCCTCGGACTGCTCATTGACCGGAAAATCTAA
- a CDS encoding flagellar hook-associated protein 2 has protein sequence MRISGLATGMDTESIIRDMMKAHRIPLDKITQKKQYLEWQLDDYRSINRNLLAQSDKLFDTVQKQGNYLQKTVTVSNTDAVNIRSLNATSDFSGTIAVHQLATQATLQGDKIGEGGLTSPEVDAKKLTELGELGEGKLIIKAPGNKTAEIEITSEDTIGSVLQKINKQSGVTAFYDAHTGKIAMTAKDGGEGEIEVEGNGAALLGLTTGNSQKGQNAIFTFNGLQTERPSNTFQINGFEINLKQVTDPTVKITENGVEKDSFPTTNAVTFSSAPNTDKIVDSVVQFVNDYNKMIEELNAKLREPKYRNFQPLSDEQKKEMKEKEIELWEEKAKSGTLRNDSTISSMLSQMRTIMSSSVQVGETENDKMSLRDLGITASTSYTENGKLLIDEDKLREAIAADPDSVYKLIGRSVDDNDQKKNGIAVQYRKVLLDAQKDIRSKAGRAGDTNDAFSLGRTLKDMNTQIDRFQDRLKMTEDRYWRQFTAMERAIQRANAQSAQLMSSFGGGM, from the coding sequence ATGAGAATCAGTGGTTTAGCAACAGGAATGGACACGGAGTCAATCATCCGCGACATGATGAAGGCCCATCGGATTCCGTTGGACAAGATTACGCAGAAGAAACAATATTTAGAATGGCAGTTGGATGATTACCGGAGTATCAACCGGAATTTGTTGGCACAGAGCGACAAGTTGTTTGATACTGTCCAAAAGCAAGGGAACTATCTGCAAAAAACAGTGACAGTCTCCAATACGGATGCCGTCAATATTCGGTCACTCAATGCAACGTCTGATTTCTCGGGAACGATTGCGGTGCATCAGTTGGCGACGCAGGCGACGTTGCAGGGTGACAAAATTGGGGAGGGGGGACTGACTTCCCCGGAAGTCGACGCTAAGAAGCTTACTGAATTGGGTGAACTTGGGGAAGGTAAACTTATCATTAAAGCTCCCGGCAATAAGACAGCAGAAATCGAAATTACTAGTGAAGATACCATTGGATCGGTATTGCAAAAGATCAATAAACAATCGGGTGTCACAGCGTTTTATGATGCTCATACCGGAAAGATTGCGATGACTGCCAAGGATGGTGGAGAAGGTGAAATTGAAGTAGAAGGGAATGGAGCCGCCCTTTTGGGATTGACAACTGGGAATTCACAAAAGGGACAAAACGCCATTTTCACATTCAATGGCTTACAAACAGAGCGTCCATCCAACACATTCCAAATTAACGGCTTCGAAATCAATCTTAAGCAAGTGACGGATCCAACAGTAAAAATTACTGAGAATGGAGTAGAGAAAGACTCATTCCCAACTACCAACGCTGTAACCTTTAGCTCCGCGCCTAACACGGACAAGATTGTTGATTCTGTCGTACAATTTGTGAATGACTATAATAAAATGATCGAAGAATTGAATGCCAAACTTAGGGAGCCGAAGTACCGGAACTTCCAACCGCTTTCCGACGAGCAGAAGAAAGAGATGAAAGAGAAGGAGATCGAGCTCTGGGAAGAGAAAGCGAAAAGCGGTACATTACGTAACGATTCGACCATCTCCAGCATGCTTTCACAAATGCGGACAATCATGAGTAGTTCTGTCCAAGTTGGTGAAACCGAAAACGACAAGATGAGTCTGCGGGATCTCGGCATAACGGCTTCCACAAGTTACACTGAAAACGGGAAATTGCTTATTGATGAAGACAAGTTAAGAGAGGCGATTGCGGCCGACCCGGATAGCGTTTATAAATTGATCGGACGTTCAGTGGATGATAATGATCAGAAAAAGAACGGGATTGCTGTTCAATACCGTAAAGTGTTATTGGACGCGCAAAAAGATATTCGGAGTAAGGCGGGTCGTGCTGGTGATACGAATGATGCCTTTTCGCTTGGTAGGACTTTAAAAGATATGAATACCCAAATCGACCGGTTTCAAGACCGCCTAAAAATGACCGAAGACCGCTACTGGCGACAATTCACGGCGATGGAGCGGGCGATCCAGCGCGCGAATGCGCAATCGGCACAATTGATGAGTTCCTTCGGCGGTGGCATGTAA
- a CDS encoding PilZ domain-containing protein — MLYKRTEYFRYTFGEPLEAEFRILKAEGQSNPGECKVLDLSPGGAKLYSTYDIPVGQKDVRLSLKFTVYNYPLDISGKVLWKKPFNQGHMYGFEFEEDRKIGELIVGELKLRRRAEADSER; from the coding sequence ATGCTTTATAAACGTACCGAGTATTTCAGATATACGTTCGGCGAGCCGCTGGAGGCCGAATTCCGGATTCTCAAGGCGGAAGGGCAGTCGAACCCGGGCGAGTGTAAGGTGCTCGATCTCAGTCCGGGCGGGGCGAAATTGTATTCGACGTATGATATCCCGGTTGGACAGAAGGATGTACGGTTGTCGCTGAAGTTCACGGTCTATAATTATCCGCTGGACATCTCTGGGAAGGTGCTCTGGAAAAAGCCGTTCAATCAAGGCCATATGTACGGGTTCGAATTCGAAGAAGACCGGAAAATTGGTGAGTTGATCGTCGGAGAATTGAAGTTGCGACGACGTGCCGAAGCAGATTCCGAACGGTGA
- a CDS encoding globin-coupled sensor protein, with the protein MSSLLSVFRKRKEGLVDTDKPLLVTMELEAGQMTRQATLIGLSEEDLQVLKRMKPIIALHLPEMVDKFYAKLLEVPLLETIIFRHSSPERLIGKLSHHLSVMLDGKIDDAYIQQRMTIARVHYEIGLDPQWYIGAFQLLQDAFLQCLQEKVDDPRDMYRSMQALTKIFNFEQQLVLEEYHKSYLRGIAEENAKVRTEVKERIGATSGDLVTISEETQASMEELIASSNEVASTVQQTKEQSTVTQELAREGYTQMESLHEKMMQIEKSANDMQQIMGQLDLSSKEIQNVITIVRTIADQTNLLSLNSSIEAARAGAYGKGFAVVAEEIRKLADETKQSIGQITDLIQRNGGYIGNALDTLAEMQERTAEGSEDSEGTKTTFESIVAAMDANIRCVTSAVSELQALVAGIGHMGRATEQIADSADALNETTHSF; encoded by the coding sequence GTGAGCAGTCTATTGAGCGTATTCCGAAAGAGGAAAGAAGGTCTTGTTGACACGGACAAGCCACTGTTGGTGACGATGGAGTTGGAGGCTGGGCAGATGACGAGACAGGCCACGCTGATCGGATTGTCGGAAGAGGATTTGCAAGTCCTGAAGCGTATGAAGCCGATCATCGCTTTGCACTTGCCGGAAATGGTGGACAAGTTCTATGCGAAACTGTTGGAAGTCCCTCTATTGGAAACGATCATCTTCCGGCATAGTTCACCGGAACGGCTGATTGGGAAGCTCAGTCATCATCTGTCCGTAATGCTGGATGGGAAGATCGATGATGCGTATATCCAGCAACGGATGACGATTGCGCGGGTTCATTATGAGATTGGGCTCGATCCGCAATGGTATATCGGGGCCTTCCAGCTGTTGCAGGATGCGTTCTTGCAATGTTTGCAGGAGAAAGTGGACGACCCGCGGGACATGTACCGCTCTATGCAAGCACTTACGAAAATATTTAATTTCGAGCAGCAACTGGTGTTGGAAGAATACCATAAAAGCTATCTGAGAGGCATAGCGGAAGAAAATGCGAAAGTGCGAACGGAAGTGAAGGAGCGGATCGGGGCGACAAGCGGGGATCTCGTTACGATTAGTGAGGAAACGCAAGCATCGATGGAGGAGCTGATCGCCAGCAGCAATGAGGTGGCGTCGACCGTGCAGCAGACGAAAGAACAATCGACAGTCACGCAAGAGTTGGCACGCGAAGGCTACACGCAAATGGAATCTCTGCACGAAAAGATGATGCAGATCGAAAAGAGTGCGAATGACATGCAGCAGATTATGGGGCAGTTGGATCTGTCGTCGAAGGAAATCCAAAATGTGATTACCATTGTGCGGACGATTGCGGATCAGACGAATTTGCTATCATTGAACTCGAGCATCGAAGCGGCACGGGCGGGAGCGTACGGGAAAGGCTTTGCGGTCGTCGCGGAGGAAATCAGGAAGTTGGCGGATGAGACGAAACAGTCGATCGGGCAGATTACGGATTTGATTCAACGTAATGGCGGGTACATCGGCAACGCTTTGGACACGCTCGCGGAAATGCAGGAGCGGACTGCGGAAGGAAGCGAGGACTCGGAGGGAACGAAAACGACGTTCGAGAGCATTGTGGCCGCCATGGATGCGAATATTCGCTGCGTCACTTCAGCGGTCAGTGAATTGCAGGCGTTGGTGGCGGGCATCGGGCACATGGGACGGGCGACAGAGCAGATCGCCGACTCGGCAGACGCGTTGAATGAAACAACACATAGTTTTTAA
- the fliS gene encoding flagellar export chaperone FliS, protein MAINNPYAAYQNNSVNTSTPGELTLMLYNGCLKFIAQAKKALEDGNIEEKNKSVQKAQAIVTELMLTLDTSMPISENMMVLYEFVNNRLLDGNIKNDSQLFDEAADIITEFRDTWKQVIQINRQKQYANVDEI, encoded by the coding sequence ATGGCGATTAACAACCCATATGCAGCGTACCAGAACAACTCGGTGAACACTTCAACGCCTGGCGAGCTGACGCTCATGCTGTACAATGGCTGCTTGAAGTTCATTGCACAGGCGAAAAAAGCGTTGGAAGACGGCAATATTGAAGAGAAGAACAAGTCGGTGCAGAAGGCGCAAGCGATTGTGACGGAATTGATGTTGACGTTGGATACGTCGATGCCGATTTCGGAAAATATGATGGTTCTCTATGAATTTGTTAACAACCGGCTGCTCGATGGCAATATTAAGAACGATAGCCAGTTGTTCGACGAGGCGGCAGACATCATCACTGAATTCCGTGATACCTGGAAGCAAGTGATTCAGATTAACCGGCAAAAACAATATGCCAATGTGGATGAAATATGA
- a CDS encoding GatB/YqeY domain-containing protein: protein MATLKERLLADMKTAMKEKDQTKKGVVNLLRAGLQNEEIGQKRELTEEEEIKIVQRELKQTKQSLEEAQKAGRDDIVEAEQAKIAIIEQYLPKQLTEDELKALIQSLGITKDMPMGQAVGLFMKEVGGRAEGKVVSLVVKEYLQG, encoded by the coding sequence ATGGCTACACTGAAAGAAAGGTTGCTCGCCGACATGAAAACGGCGATGAAAGAGAAGGATCAGACGAAGAAAGGCGTCGTCAATCTGCTGCGAGCTGGCCTACAAAATGAGGAAATCGGACAGAAACGCGAATTGACGGAGGAAGAAGAGATCAAGATCGTCCAACGCGAGCTGAAACAGACAAAACAATCGTTGGAAGAAGCGCAAAAGGCAGGCCGGGACGACATCGTGGAAGCCGAACAGGCGAAAATCGCCATCATCGAGCAATACTTGCCGAAACAACTGACCGAAGACGAATTAAAAGCCCTCATCCAATCACTTGGCATCACGAAAGACATGCCAATGGGACAAGCGGTCGGGCTGTTTATGAAAGAAGTCGGCGGACGCGCGGAAGGGAAGGTCGTGTCGCTGGTGGTGAAGGAGTATTTGCAGGGATGA
- a CDS encoding MBL fold metallo-hydrolase produces MQQKAPIKLDDRIYILDGFDLGLEERTGTYVIMEEEITLVDTGPSTSIPYVKKGLETLGISLDQIKYIIATHVHLDHSGGAGLLMTECPNAKAIVHPRGARHLADPSRLVAGARAVYGERFDELFDPVVPIPEERILAMTEGDTLKIGESCTLEFWDTPGHANHHIGIYDPVSNGMFIGDTAGIRYAPLIQDGVEFFPPSTSPNQFDPDKMQQSINRFKAKNLDVIYFGHFGANTTPNETLQQVSEWLRVFMEEAKTSAANEEGHEALAERLFKRTRTHLRELGIPDDHRAYQMIKLDMDVSAMGIVDYLEKSAKRVG; encoded by the coding sequence TTGCAGCAGAAAGCACCGATCAAACTGGACGACCGCATCTACATATTGGATGGATTCGACCTCGGCTTGGAGGAACGCACGGGGACATATGTCATCATGGAGGAAGAAATCACACTGGTCGATACAGGACCGAGCACGTCGATTCCTTATGTTAAGAAGGGATTAGAAACGCTGGGGATCTCGTTAGATCAGATTAAATACATCATCGCAACACACGTCCACTTGGACCACTCAGGTGGGGCAGGGCTGCTCATGACGGAATGCCCGAACGCCAAAGCCATCGTTCATCCTAGAGGCGCACGCCATCTGGCGGATCCGAGCCGGTTGGTAGCTGGGGCCCGTGCCGTCTACGGCGAGCGGTTCGATGAACTATTCGACCCTGTTGTCCCCATTCCGGAAGAGCGAATTTTGGCGATGACAGAAGGCGACACGTTGAAAATTGGGGAATCATGCACGCTGGAATTCTGGGATACGCCAGGGCACGCCAATCACCATATTGGCATTTACGACCCAGTCAGCAACGGGATGTTCATCGGCGACACGGCAGGCATCCGCTATGCGCCGCTGATCCAAGACGGAGTGGAATTCTTCCCGCCGTCCACTTCGCCAAACCAATTCGACCCGGACAAGATGCAGCAGTCCATCAACCGTTTCAAGGCGAAAAATCTAGACGTCATCTACTTCGGTCATTTCGGAGCAAACACGACGCCGAATGAAACATTGCAACAAGTTTCCGAGTGGCTCAGAGTATTCATGGAAGAGGCCAAAACATCAGCCGCCAATGAGGAAGGCCACGAAGCCTTAGCTGAGCGCTTATTTAAACGGACTCGCACCCATCTCCGCGAACTCGGCATTCCCGACGACCATCGAGCATATCAGATGATCAAACTCGACATGGATGTCAGCGCGATGGGGATTGTGGATTATTTGGAGAAGAGTGCGAAGCGGGTTGGGTGA
- a CDS encoding methyl-accepting chemotaxis protein: MSIVQLKESDWLQKNRIMAAGFLIASGLGLLAQFVQRSNQAIILSVAIPFVLAGLFYLISLRVKVIFQTIPYILLLLNFCITLGVIFLSEANLGSIGIIILLLIVGSIHGVFKILIFGYMLSFIALLLNNRYFIEPGLVEGSGLNLLILHFLSGVILFLLVRQNRRMFIRIEALVTMTEKKAKEEEAHVQRLDEAVGNITANLAQLRAGAETASDSQREMLSAVNEVSAGTQEQTDHITTIALNAEHTHEAVQHITAGLEEIVGQAEEAGRKADEGSAQMVEIKESIDSYSVFFDELTKTFEILSEKIAETNGFASSIKEVTEQTNLLALNASIEAARAGEHGKGFSVVASEIRKLAGMTAGTLTKIDTNLAEVNRYNALALSKIEEGAQQVAMQIAISEESNRSFGALFETMGTLREELSEFLQGFGKINENSNEIRERTQQFAAIMQQSTAMIEELSATLTELTEEQQRIARYIQGTHEEAVRIRE, from the coding sequence GTGTCGATTGTTCAATTAAAAGAAAGTGATTGGCTTCAAAAGAATAGGATCATGGCAGCGGGATTTCTGATTGCATCGGGGCTTGGTCTGTTGGCACAATTTGTACAGCGGTCGAATCAGGCCATCATCTTATCAGTGGCGATTCCGTTTGTTCTGGCAGGGCTTTTTTACCTTATTAGTCTTCGGGTGAAAGTGATTTTCCAGACTATCCCCTACATCCTGCTTCTTCTAAATTTTTGTATCACGTTAGGTGTCATTTTTCTATCAGAGGCGAATTTGGGGTCCATCGGCATCATCATTCTTTTGCTTATCGTCGGATCGATCCATGGCGTGTTCAAGATTCTCATTTTTGGCTATATGCTGAGTTTCATCGCACTTCTGCTCAATAACCGGTATTTCATTGAACCCGGCTTGGTGGAGGGGAGCGGGTTAAATCTACTGATCTTGCATTTCCTGTCGGGGGTCATTCTGTTTCTCTTGGTCCGGCAAAACCGGCGGATGTTCATACGTATCGAGGCGTTGGTCACCATGACGGAGAAGAAGGCTAAGGAAGAGGAAGCACATGTACAGCGGTTGGACGAGGCGGTCGGCAACATCACGGCGAACTTGGCGCAACTTCGAGCCGGGGCGGAAACTGCCTCGGATTCGCAACGTGAAATGCTGTCTGCTGTGAATGAAGTGAGCGCGGGCACCCAGGAACAGACAGACCATATTACGACTATCGCGTTGAATGCGGAGCACACGCATGAGGCGGTGCAGCATATAACGGCAGGCTTGGAGGAGATTGTTGGGCAAGCCGAGGAAGCAGGGCGAAAAGCGGATGAAGGGTCAGCTCAAATGGTGGAAATAAAGGAAAGCATCGACTCGTATTCTGTATTCTTCGACGAACTTACGAAAACATTCGAAATTCTGTCCGAGAAGATTGCGGAGACGAACGGGTTCGCGAGTTCGATCAAGGAAGTCACGGAGCAGACGAATTTGCTGGCGCTGAACGCATCCATTGAGGCGGCACGTGCGGGGGAGCATGGAAAAGGGTTCTCGGTCGTGGCCAGTGAAATCCGGAAACTGGCAGGTATGACAGCCGGAACGTTGACGAAAATAGATACGAATCTGGCAGAGGTGAACCGTTACAATGCACTAGCTCTGTCGAAGATTGAGGAAGGGGCGCAACAAGTTGCCATGCAGATAGCAATTTCCGAGGAGTCGAATCGCTCGTTTGGGGCTTTATTCGAAACAATGGGGACGTTACGTGAGGAGTTATCGGAATTTCTCCAAGGCTTTGGTAAAATCAATGAGAATAGCAACGAGATTCGCGAGCGGACACAACAGTTCGCGGCAATCATGCAACAGAGTACGGCGATGATCGAGGAGTTGAGTGCAACGTTAACCGAGCTGACGGAAGAACAGCAAAGAATTGCACGATATATCCAAGGGACGCATGAAGAGGCGGTACGGATCCGAGAATAA